From the Streptococcus oralis ATCC 35037 genome, one window contains:
- a CDS encoding YdcF family protein, with product MYFITGFFVLLFLVSFFRDNRSLWNPALLLLSLLFSYMSIANLFYEVGQKEVHMVFFAGIFLLLPFLVFLSGFFLIYNGFVLLKKEGKSKANYLSLGLGCVILFFFVIMAIRVSDTNGLFYTNHLVNIIFFFLIYSYLIFGFAFAGFLLYSILYLFIPKKKYYDFIIIHGAGLLNGEKVTPLLKSRIDKAVEAYHQSLNPNVKIIASGGQGGDEKISEAQAICNYLLEETDVPREAILLEEDSTTTYENLLFSKEMGEKLVASPRFLFVTNDYHVFRTSTYARRIGMKGDGLGCRTAAYYIPSAFIREYIALCVKMRWLFLAFYILLILALIFSYRGVLW from the coding sequence ATGTACTTTATCACAGGATTTTTTGTCCTACTTTTTCTCGTTTCGTTTTTTAGAGACAATCGCAGTCTCTGGAACCCAGCTCTCTTGCTTTTGTCACTGCTCTTTTCTTATATGTCTATTGCCAATCTTTTTTACGAAGTTGGACAGAAAGAAGTGCACATGGTTTTCTTTGCAGGTATTTTTCTTCTTCTGCCTTTTTTAGTCTTTCTAAGTGGTTTTTTCCTTATTTATAATGGATTTGTGTTATTGAAAAAAGAAGGAAAATCCAAGGCAAATTATTTGTCTCTAGGATTAGGCTGCGTGATTTTATTCTTTTTTGTAATCATGGCAATTCGAGTGAGCGATACCAATGGCTTGTTCTACACCAATCATCTAGTGAATATTATCTTTTTCTTTTTGATTTATTCGTATTTGATTTTTGGTTTTGCCTTTGCAGGATTTCTGCTTTATTCTATCCTGTATCTTTTTATTCCCAAGAAAAAATATTATGATTTTATTATCATTCACGGAGCAGGCTTGTTGAATGGAGAAAAAGTTACTCCCTTACTGAAGAGTCGCATTGACAAGGCAGTAGAAGCTTATCACCAGTCTCTCAATCCCAATGTTAAAATCATCGCAAGTGGTGGTCAAGGTGGGGATGAGAAGATTTCCGAGGCTCAGGCAATTTGTAATTATTTGCTGGAAGAGACGGATGTTCCGAGAGAAGCGATTCTCCTAGAGGAAGACTCAACGACGACCTATGAGAATCTTCTCTTCTCAAAAGAAATGGGTGAGAAGCTGGTAGCCAGTCCACGTTTTCTCTTTGTGACCAATGATTACCATGTTTTTCGTACCAGTACCTATGCTCGCCGTATTGGGATGAAGGGAGATGGTCTTGGTTGCCGTACAGCCGCCTACTATATCCCATCGGCCTTTATCAGAGAATACATTGCTCTATGTGTGAAGATGAGATGGCTTTTTCTCGCCTTCTATATTTTATTAATTTTAGCTCTGATTTTCTCCTATAGAGGTGTTCTATGGTAA